The genomic region TATTTTTGGGCATCTTATGTAATGCCCAATGATGCTGTGTGGTTAGGCAGCTCCCCATATTTCATTACAAGTCTATGCAAAGTAAAATTGCTGGTCAAATGGTGTTTAAAAGCAGTTTTCTCATGCAATACCatgttatttatgtaaataGCTCGCAAAAGACTTGCTGCACCCCACCCCTGAGGAGGAGAGGAGGAGGCACAAGAAGAAGCGTCTCGTACAGAGTCCCAATTCTTATTTCATGGATGTCAAGTGTCCAGGTGAGTGTCCTTCACATAATCAATATCCTGTATGATTGTACCTGTCAGTGTATGGATGGTCTTAATCATGTGTCTTTGTGTCTCTCTTGTGTATCAGGATGTTATAAGATCACAACGGTGTTCAGCCACGCACAGACCGTCGTGCTTTGTGTCGGTTGCTCAACTGTGCTGTGTCAGCCCACTGGAGGCAAAGCTCGActcacagaaggtttgtttgtgtttttagaaAACCTAGACAAGTTTAGGAGCAAAAGTGGAATGGAAAAATCAAATAAGCTGTTTGGTTGTTTATCGCAACATGTTATTGAGTAATGAGGGTTTTTGTTATTCTAATAATGTTATTCCCTTAAGAAATGAGGTTTGACATTAACTGTAGtagatatgtttttaaaaataaagcgttactttataaaaatcagaaaCCTGAGGCATATGACCTAAGTGAGTTGCGTATATCTGatagggggaaaaaatgctgttttttgaaatacagcacatttaaaatacttatttCATACTATGCTTAAAATTAATGTATTGGACACTGTAGCTTCCATTAATATCAGTATAAATATTAGCCATGGTGTTAACACTGACACAGTATTGTAAATGGCATTGAAGTAAATGAACGACAGACAGTACTT from Chanodichthys erythropterus isolate Z2021 chromosome 15, ASM2448905v1, whole genome shotgun sequence harbors:
- the rps27.1 gene encoding 40S ribosomal protein S27.1, with amino-acid sequence MPLAKDLLHPTPEEERRRHKKKRLVQSPNSYFMDVKCPGCYKITTVFSHAQTVVLCVGCSTVLCQPTGGKARLTEGCSFRRKQH